The Leptospira bourretii region TGACGATATCTCTTGTTGACTTGGTGAGTCCTTTTAGTTCAAAATGGAAATAGTCCTTTTGAATCAATTGGTCCAAGTTTTCGATGATTTCGGTGCCTTTATATTTGATTTTCTCGTTTCCCATTGAGGTTCGCTAAACTTTTATGTTAAAAAAACGGGAAAACATGGTTTTGTAAACCAGTTTTCAATTCCGTGGCAAAGGATTGTGTCCATGAAAGAATTCCTCTTAAAAACTCCTGATTTGGGTGATACAGAAAAGATCGAATTGGTTCGTTGGCTCCGAAAGGTAGGTGATTCCGTGTCAAAAGGGGACGAAATGATCGAACTTGTCACCGACAAAGCAGCTTTCCCCGTCGAATCTCCCTATTCGGGAATCTTAAAAAAAATCATAATGGAAGAAGGATCTGTAGTGAAAAAAGGAGATATCCTCGGAATCATGGATATTAACGAATGAAAATCCTACACATTTCCGATTTACATTTCCCGAAGAAACTTCCTTTGTTTTCTCTTCGTGGAAAGGCAATCGTCGGTTATCTCAGCTATCGGTTGAGACGAAAATCAAAACATCCACTTGTCTTGGTTTCGGCAATGATTGAGGCCATTAGTAAATTAGAATATGATGCACTCATCATTTCGGGCGATTTGACAAATGTTTCACATCCTGGTGAATTTCAAAATGCCAAAGAAATTTTACGTCCTCTTCTTACAGACAAAACGTTTTTAATCCCGGGAAACCATGATCGTTACCAAAAACGAGC contains the following coding sequences:
- a CDS encoding biotin/lipoyl-containing protein → MKEFLLKTPDLGDTEKIELVRWLRKVGDSVSKGDEMIELVTDKAAFPVESPYSGILKKIIMEEGSVVKKGDILGIMDINE